In a genomic window of Penaeus monodon isolate SGIC_2016 chromosome 27, NSTDA_Pmon_1, whole genome shotgun sequence:
- the LOC119590614 gene encoding phenoloxidase-activating factor 3-like, translating to MVKGVRFFRKLFLLLPLWLLFALRVDAAAAPRTSRQANRCLPGSKCTILTSCPDLLSVLENPTPSGIKKLQQSTCGFAERIPKVCCRNPTPGSPHPLTPANKPPSPTSPPSTKPQTTPPAPAVTTPPALEVTTPPALEIITTSRPPVLFPGRALPAEKEKEDLLPEHCGYSPLGLRISGGKKARFGAFPWMAVLGFDAPGSDPKGDVKWGCGGSLINKRYVLTAAHCTMPSYNENHSLSKVRLGDHDLRAEKDCRRAGGGGEMCTLPPQTFGIEKIVVHPTFNQRAPESDDIALLRLDRDVDFDTPFVQPICLPTEDTDPEKFVGGRGAIIAGWGVTKSGYSLGRLLTATVPHVPLKVCRKNYRNVLLKEQVCFGGVGFKDSCSGDSGGPLFQAKYPGAPHVQLGIISYGYKNCGTEGVASIYTNVASYRQWILQNLKP from the exons ATGGTAAAAGGCGTTCGATTCTTTCGTAAGTTGTTCCTTCTACTTCCACTCTGGCTCCTGTTTGCCCTCCGCGTGGACGCCGCCGCTGCCCCCAGGACCTCCAGACAAG CCAACCGATGTCTTCCTGGATCAAAATGCACTATCCTGACGTCCTGCCCTGACCTGCTCTCCGTCTTGGAGAACCCTACGCCTTCAGGAATTAAAAAACTACAGCAGTCAACATGCGGCTTCGCTGAGAGGATACCCAAG GTATGCTGTAGAAACCCCACCCCTGGATCCCCCCACCCCTTAACCCCCGCCAACAAGCCAccttcacccacctcccctccgtCAACGAAGCCCCAGACCACGCCCCCCGCCCCGGCGGTCACCACGCCCCCTGCCCTGGAAGTCACCACGCCCCCTGCCCTGGAAATCATTACAACGAGCCGACCTCCCGTCCTTTTTCCTGGCCGGGCGCTGCCTgctgaaaaggagaaggaggacctACTTCCCGAACACTGTGGGTACTCACCCCTGGGACTCAGAATCTCAGGGGGAAAGAAGGCTCGATTCGGTGCCTTTCCCTGGATGGCAGTGCTGGGGTTCGATG CTCCCGGTAGCGACCCAAAAGGCGACGTGAAGTGGGGTTGTGGCGGATCGCTTATTAACAAACGCTACGTCCTCACGGCTGCCCACTGCACGATGCCCAGTTATAACGAAAACCACTCCCT GAGCAAAGTGCGGCTCGGAGATCATGACCTGAGAGCGGAAAAGGACTGCAGGAGagcgggaggtgggggagaaatgTGCACACTCCCCCCACAGACATTCGGCATTGAGAAAATAGTGGTTCATCCCACTTTCAACCAAAGAGCACCTGAGAGTGATGATATTGCGTTGCTGAGGCTGGATAGAGACGTGGATTTTGATA CCCCTTTCGTGCAGCCTATATGTCTCCCGACCGAGGACACGGACCCGGAGAAGTTCGTGGGAGGTCGCGGGGCCATCATAGCAGGCTGGGGCGTCACCAAGTCGGGTTATAGCCTTGGCAGGCTTCTCACGGCCACCGTTCCTCACGTTCCTCTGAAAGTGTGCAGGAAGAACTACCGCAATGTGCTGTTGAAGGAGCAG GTGTGCTTCGGAGGGGTTGGCTTCAAAGACTCCTGCAGCGGGGACTCCGGAGGGCCTCTCTTCCAGGCCAAGTACCCGGGGGCGCCGCACGTGCAG CTTGGCATCATCTCCTACGGCTACAAGAACTGCGGGACAGAAGGCGTAGCTTCAATTTACACCAACGTAGCATCGTACAGGCAATGGATCTTGCAGAATCTGAAACCTTAA